The genomic window CGAATCTCGGCATCGCGTTCTTCTTTCTTAGCCTTCAAATCATCGGGTAGCGGCAAAACATCCTGGATTTCTTCTGCACTGGGAATGGGCTGAATCCGTTTGAAACTCATAATAACACCTTTTTTTAAGACTCTGAATCTGCGCGATCTTCTTCCAACCGCAACGACTCATCGATAATCTGTCTAAAAATGCGTTGCGCTGCTTCGTGACTCAAAGGACCGCCATTCAATTCGCGAATGCGGTTGAGGATCATGGTTTCTCGTTCGGGGACATGAAAGGGCAAACCCTCGGCACACTTAATTTTTCCCACAGACAGAGCATACCGGGCACGCTCATTGAGCAACTCGAGAATCTGATCATCTAAGGCATCGATTTTCTCGCGCCAGAAATCCAGATCCTTCTCCATAACCTACATATCCTTTCTCAAAGGGCCGATCAAAGACCCGACAAAAGCACCCACCTTTG from Gemmatimonadota bacterium includes these protein-coding regions:
- the pheA gene encoding chorismate mutase; translated protein: MEKDLDFWREKIDALDDQILELLNERARYALSVGKIKCAEGLPFHVPERETMILNRIRELNGGPLSHEAAQRIFRQIIDESLRLEEDRADSES